CCGGCCACCGGAGACCGGCACCGGCCGCCGGGGCCGGGCCCGACAGCGGCCGGGTCAGCCGCGCCGGGGTGGGGTGTCGACGTCCCGGGAGACCACCTCGCCGCGCTCGTCCACCCAGCCCTTCGGCCGCGCCGGATTGCCGGCGACCAACTGGTACGGCGCGACGTCGCGGGTCACCACCGAACCGGCCGCGATCATGGCGTACTCGCCCACCTCGATGCCGCAGACCAGGGTGGCGTTGGCGCCGATCGAGGCGCCCCGACGGACCACCGTCGGGGTGATCTTCCAGTCCGGGTTCTGCGCGCGGGGGCGGAAGTCGTTGGTGAAGACCGCGCAGGGGCCGACGAAGACCTCGTCCTCCAGGGTCACCCCCTGGTAGACGGAGACATTGTTCTGGATCTTGACGAGGTCGCCGACGCGCACCCCGGCGTCGACGTACACGTTGCGGCCGATCACGCAGCCGGCACCGATCCGGGCGGTGGACCGGACGTGGGCCAGGTGCCAGACCTTGCTGCCCTCGCCGACCTGGGCGCCGGCTTCGACGTCGGCGCTGGGGTGCACGAAGACCGCGGGCGGCCGGGATTCAGTGTCAGTCACTCTCAACTCACCAGGATTCGCAGGTCGCGGGGGTACGCCGGACCGGCCGCCACCCGCACGGGACAGGCTGCGCCACGCGCACCCGGTACCGCGGGAGGTCACCGGCTGGGCGCGGGCTCGGCGTAGCATAGCGACCCCGTCGCCCCGGCCGCCGCGTCCCGTCGGACCGGTGCCATCATGCCGGGGCGACCGGTGCGACGAAGGGGGCGGGGTGCGGATCCTGCTGGTGGAGGACGACCGCCGGGTGGCGGCGGCCCTGTCGTCGGCGCTTACCCGCCGGGGGTACGAGGTCGAGCGGGCCGCCACCGTCGCCGCCGCCCTCTCGGCCGCCCCGTGCGACCTGGTGCTGCTGGACCTGAACCTGCCCGACGGCGACGGCGTGGACCTCTGCCGTGAGCTGCGTCGGCGCAGCAACCAGTTGGGCATCATCGCGGTCACCGCCCGGGGCGAGGAACGGGACCGGGTGCTCGGGCTGCGGTTGGGCGCCGACGACTACGTGGTCAAGCCGTTCTCGATGGTGGAGCTGCAGGCCCGCATCGAGGCGCTGCTGCGCCGGACCGCGCACACCCGGCCACAGCGGGACCGGATCGAGGCCGGGCCGCTGCGCCTGGACGTGGCGGGCCGGACGGTCACCGTCGACGACCGGGAGGTCGCCCTGACCCGCAAGGAGTTCGACATCCTGCTCTCCATCGCCCGGCAGCCGGGCGTGGCGGTGTCGCGCGACCGGATCCTGCTCGACGTCTGGGGCACCACCTTCGCCGACCGGCACACCGTCGAGGTGCACGTGGCGTCGTTGCGCGGCAAGCTCGGCGAGCCGGGGCTGGTGGAGACGGTGCGTGGGGTCGGCTACCGGCTCCGCGCCGGGTGAGGTGCCCCGGTGCGTCGTCGGCTGGTGATCAGCTATCTGCTGCTGATGGTGCTGGTGCTGCTGGCCCTGGAGACCCCGCTCGCGCTCACCCTGGCCAGCCGGGAGACCGACCGGGTACGCGCCGACCGGCTCGCCGACGCGACCCGGTTCGCCTCGCTGGCCGGCCCGGCACTGCGCGACGGGGCCACCGGACCGCTCGGCGGTGAACTCGCCAGCTACGACGAGCTGTATGGCATCGGCGCGGCCGTGGTCGACCGGGACCGCCGTACCGTGGTGGCCTCGGCGAGTTGGCGCGCCGGGGCGGGCACGGCACCGGCCCTGGACACCGCCCTGTCCGGGTTACAGGTGAGCGAACCGGACTCGGTCTGGCCCTGGACGGACACCCCGGTGGTGGTGGCGGTGCCGATCAACGACGGCGGTGAGGTGCTCGGCGCGGTGGTCATCACCACCCCGTCGGACCGGATCGGCCGCAGCGTCGCCGCCTGGTGGGCGTTGCTGGCCGGGATCGGGGTGCTCGTCGTGGTGGCCTGCGTGCTGCTGGCCTTCGGGCTGGCCGGCTGGGTGTTGCGGCCGGTCACCGAGCTGGACGCGGTGACCCACGAGATCGCCGAGGGGGACCGGGGCGCCCGGGTGCAGCACCGGCTCGGCCCGCCCGAGCTGCGCCGCCTCGCGGTCAGCTTCAACGACATGGCCGACGTGGTCTCCGACGTGATGGACCGGCAGCGGGCCTTCGTGGCCCACGCCAGCCACCAGCTGCGTAACCCGTTGACCGCGCTGCGGTTACGGGTGGAGGAACTCGGCCCGAGCCTGCCCGACGAGGACGGGCGGGCCGAGCACCAACTGGCCCTGGAGGAGACCGACCGGCTGGCCCAGGTGCTCGACGCGCTGCTCACCCTGGCCCGCGCGGAGCGTACCGAGAACGAACGGGTCACCGTCGAGGCCGCCGCCGTCGCCGCGTCCCGGGTCACCGCCTGGGAGCCGCTGGCCCGGCACCGGTCGGTCACCCTGCGCCTGGTGACCGCCGACGCGCCGGCGTACGCCCGGACCGTGCCGACCGCCGTCGACCAGACCCTGGACGCGTTGATCGACAACGCGGTGAAGTTCAGCGGCGCCGGCGCCGAGGTGACGGTGACCGTCCGGCGCACCGCCGGTGGGGTGGCGGTGGCGGTCCGCGACACCGGCCCGGGGATGACGGCCAGCCAGCTCGGCCAGGCCACCGAGCGGTTCTGGCGGGCCCCGCAGGTGCAGAACGTCGACGGGGCCGGCCTCGGGCTGACCATCGTCGCGGTCCTGGTCGACGCCTCCGACGGCCGGCTGACCATGCGCCCCGCCGAGCCCCGCGGGCTGCTCGCCGAGGTCTGGTTCCCGGCGGGTGACTGACCGGGGCAGGACGGTTCAGTAGCCCAGGTTCAGTAGCCCACCGCGAGGGTGTGGCCGACGGTGGCGGGGTCGTCCAGGGTGGCGAGCAGGGCGTGGGCCAGGTCGGCGCGGGAGAGCGCGGTGCCGCCGCGCACGTTGCGGTCCAGCGCGGTGCGGTAGCGCCGGTGCCCGCCCCGGGTCAGCCGGGGCGGGCGCACGATGGTCCAGTCCAGGCCGCTGCCGGAGACGACCTGCTCGGCCCGGGTGAAGTCGGCGAAGGTGTCGCGCAGGAACAGCCGCAGCAGCGGCTTGTAGACACCCCGGGTCAGCGGGCCGTCGCCCTCGTCGACCACCGGCCCGGCGGCGGTGACCACGACCAGCCGGCGGGTGCCGGCGGCGCGCATCGCGGTGCTGATCGCCCGGGCCCCGTCGGCGCAGACGGTGGTGTCGGTGCGGGCCCGGGCCCCGAGGGTGGAGACCACCGCGTCGGCACCGGTCACGCTGGCGGAGATGGCGTCCGGATCCATGCTGTCGGCGATCACCGTGGTCAGTCCGGGCCGGTCGGCGTCGGGCAGTCGGGCCGGGTCGCGGACCACGGCGGTGACCCGGTGGCCGGCGTCGAGGGCGAGACGTACCAGGTGCCGGCCGGTGCCGCCGGTCGCGCCGAAGACGGTGATGCGCAAGACGCCCTCCTGAGGTCGGTCGGGGTGGTCAGGGCTTGTTCTCCCGGTACCAGGTGGCCGCGCCGGGGTGCAGCGGCAGCGGCGTGGTGGCGATCGCCGAGCGGGGGTTCATCCGACCGGCGGCCGGGTGCGCGGCGGCGAGTTCGGCCCGCCGCTGCATCAGCAGCCGGGTCACCTCGCGGACCAGTGGCTGCGGCAGGCTGCCCCGCACGATCAGGTAGTTCGGGTTGGCCACCGTGGTCACCGGCTCCATGCCGTACACCGAGCTGGGGATGTCCCGCAGCACGTAGACCTGGGGGTAGTTGCGGCGCAGCGGCTCGACCCACTCGCCGAGGTCGACCACGCGGGTGGCGGTGCCGGCGGCCAGTTGCTCGACGGCGCGTACCGGCAGGCCGCCGGAGAAGAAGAACGCGTCGATCTGGCCCGTCCGCAGGGCGTCGACCGACTCGTCCAGGCTCAGCGGTCGCCGGTCGACCGCGTCGTCGCTGAGGCCGGCGACGGTCAGTAGGCGGGTCGCGGTGATCTCCGTACCGGAGCCGGGCGCGCCCACCGAGACCCGTCGGCCGCGCAGGTCGGCCAGGGTGCGTACCGGGCCGGCGGCGGTGGTGACCAGGTGCAGCAGGTCGTCGTAGACCCGGGCCACGGCGACCACCTCGGGATCGGCGGCCGGGCCGGTCTCCAGCACGTCGGCCTGGGTGAAGCCCAGCTCCGCCTCGCCCCGGCCGACCAGCCGGACGTTCGCGGCCGAGGCGGCGGTGACCACCACGCTGGCCCGTACCTCGGGCAGTTCACGGTTGAGGATGGTGGCCAGGGACTGGCCGAAGGCGTGGTAGACGGCGGTCGGGCTGCCGGTGGCGATCCGGATCGGCACCGGTTCGCCGGGTTTCTCCCGGCAGCCGACCAGGCCGGCGGGCAGCATCAGCAGCACCACCAGCCCGGCGGTGTACCGCCGCCCGCGCGCAGACCAGCGACCGTTCACGGGCTGCACTGTGCGCCGTGGACGGCACGTACCGCAACCCGAGAACCAGTCGGGATGTGGTCAGCCGGTCGGCCGACCGGCGGGGTGAGCTGGGCCGGTCGGTCGACCGGTGGGGTCGAGCGAACCGGCGGGCAGTGTGGTGTGGGCCAGGATGCGGTCCCGGTCGGGGCCGTCGGCGACGCTGACCACGAAACAGCCGGCACCCGGGCGCAGCAGGGCCGGCACGTCCAGCAGCGCGGCGCTGCGGATCAGCACCGCGGCCAGGTCCCGGTCGGCCAGCCGGACCCCGAGGATGTGCCGGCGGACGTGCCGGCCACCGGCCAGCAGGGCCGAGCGCCACGCCGCCCCGGCCAGCCGGGACCGCCCGGTCCGGCGGGTGTTCGACGCGCCGGGTGCCGGCCCGCCCAGCAACTCCCGGCGGCCCTGGTGCCAGCCGGCCGCCAGCAGCGTCAGGTACCGGTGGCGGTGCCCGTCGGGCACCCACAACCGGTGCAGCTCGTAGCGGCGGCGCAGGCCACCGACGGCGACCTCGTGGCGTACCGGCACGTCGAGCCGGTCGAGCAGCTGCCACATCCGGTGCGCCGCCTCCTGCCGGTTGAACTCCGCCGGCCCGGTCGGGCGCGGCTCGGCGCAGCGGCGGCGGCCGGGGTCCACCGGCGCGGGCGCACAGCGCAGCAGGCAGGCTGCCTCGAACGCGTCGACCAGGGTCGGCCAGGCCAGCGGCGGAGGCGGCACCGGCGGGCGGAACCGGTCGAGCAGGATGGATTCGCGGGCCACGCGGGCACTCCTTGTCGACAAGGGGAGTTCCCTCACGGTGGCAAACCGGCGGCCCGGAGGGTACCGGTCCGGGCCAGCCTTGAGGAAAACTTGCGGTGGCCGGCTTGCGGTGGCCGGTCAGAGTTCGGCCACCACCACGTCGACCTGCCGGGGGCGGCCGGCGGTCACCGGTGCCTCCTGCACGGTGTACTTCAGCTCCCGCAGCGCGCCGACCAGCTCGGCGGCGGTGCGTGGCCGGGCGCCGGCGGTCAGCAGGTCCCGGACCAGCCGGCCCTTGGTGGCCTTGTTGAAGTGGCTCACCACCGACCGGACCACGCTGCCGTCGACTACCCGTTCGTGCAGCACCCGGACGGTCACCGTGCGCTCGGCCAGCTCACCACGGGGGGTCCAGGTCGAGGCGTACGCCCCGGAGCGCAGGTCGAGCAGGGGTCCGTCGGCGGCCGCGGCGGCCATCGCCGACGGCAGCTCCCGTCGCCAGTACGCCGGCAGGGGCCCCGGACCGGGCAGCCGGGCCGAGATCGGGCAGCGGTACGGCGGGATCCGGTCGGTCAGCCGCAGCGCCCCCCAGAGGCCGGAGGAGATCAGCACCGACCGGGCCGCCGAGCGGCGGGCGGCCGGGGCGAGCGTGTCGAGGTCGAGGGCGGCGTAGAGCACCCCGGTGTAGACCTGTCCGGCCGGGGCGGTCGCCGCCCGGTCGAGCCGGGTGTTGCGGCGTACTTCGGCGCGCTGCCCCGGGCCGAGCCCGAGCGCGTCGAGCGCGGCCGTGTCGTCCGGTGCGGCGCAGAGTGCGCCCAGCGCGTCCAGCACCCGTTGCCGGGCCGGATTCAACTCGGGCAGGCTGAGTCGGGACAGGTCGAGCCGCCGGCCGGTGCCGGTGTCGATCTTGCCTTCCGAGGGCGGCAGCAGGATGAGCATGCGGGTCGGGGCTCCTCTCGCCTCGCGTGGCCGGGGTCGGCCGGGTGTGGCAGGGTGGCAGGCGTGTCACCGAAAAGCGTCGGCGAACTGGCCGTACCCACCCTGCACCGCGCCGCGCGGATCGAGGACGCCGTGCACCAGTTGGTCGAGCGTCGGCTGCGGCGTACCGGGTGGCGGATCAACATCATCGCGTACACCGGCTACGGCGCGCCCGGCTGGGTGCGGGTGATGTGCCGGGTGCTGCTCGGTCGACCGGATCCGGACGACCGCCGGCGGGGCCGGCTGGAGAAGGTACGGGGCTGGCGCAGCTTCGCCACCCTGCCGGCCAAGCACGTCACGGTCACCATCGACGCG
Above is a window of Micromonospora yangpuensis DNA encoding:
- a CDS encoding acyltransferase; translation: MTDTESRPPAVFVHPSADVEAGAQVGEGSKVWHLAHVRSTARIGAGCVIGRNVYVDAGVRVGDLVKIQNNVSVYQGVTLEDEVFVGPCAVFTNDFRPRAQNPDWKITPTVVRRGASIGANATLVCGIEVGEYAMIAAGSVVTRDVAPYQLVAGNPARPKGWVDERGEVVSRDVDTPPRRG
- a CDS encoding response regulator transcription factor, giving the protein MRILLVEDDRRVAAALSSALTRRGYEVERAATVAAALSAAPCDLVLLDLNLPDGDGVDLCRELRRRSNQLGIIAVTARGEERDRVLGLRLGADDYVVKPFSMVELQARIEALLRRTAHTRPQRDRIEAGPLRLDVAGRTVTVDDREVALTRKEFDILLSIARQPGVAVSRDRILLDVWGTTFADRHTVEVHVASLRGKLGEPGLVETVRGVGYRLRAG
- a CDS encoding sensor histidine kinase, translating into MRRRLVISYLLLMVLVLLALETPLALTLASRETDRVRADRLADATRFASLAGPALRDGATGPLGGELASYDELYGIGAAVVDRDRRTVVASASWRAGAGTAPALDTALSGLQVSEPDSVWPWTDTPVVVAVPINDGGEVLGAVVITTPSDRIGRSVAAWWALLAGIGVLVVVACVLLAFGLAGWVLRPVTELDAVTHEIAEGDRGARVQHRLGPPELRRLAVSFNDMADVVSDVMDRQRAFVAHASHQLRNPLTALRLRVEELGPSLPDEDGRAEHQLALEETDRLAQVLDALLTLARAERTENERVTVEAAAVAASRVTAWEPLARHRSVTLRLVTADAPAYARTVPTAVDQTLDALIDNAVKFSGAGAEVTVTVRRTAGGVAVAVRDTGPGMTASQLGQATERFWRAPQVQNVDGAGLGLTIVAVLVDASDGRLTMRPAEPRGLLAEVWFPAGD
- a CDS encoding NAD(P)-dependent oxidoreductase gives rise to the protein MRITVFGATGGTGRHLVRLALDAGHRVTAVVRDPARLPDADRPGLTTVIADSMDPDAISASVTGADAVVSTLGARARTDTTVCADGARAISTAMRAAGTRRLVVVTAAGPVVDEGDGPLTRGVYKPLLRLFLRDTFADFTRAEQVVSGSGLDWTIVRPPRLTRGGHRRYRTALDRNVRGGTALSRADLAHALLATLDDPATVGHTLAVGY
- a CDS encoding TAXI family TRAP transporter solute-binding subunit, producing the protein MNGRWSARGRRYTAGLVVLLMLPAGLVGCREKPGEPVPIRIATGSPTAVYHAFGQSLATILNRELPEVRASVVVTAASAANVRLVGRGEAELGFTQADVLETGPAADPEVVAVARVYDDLLHLVTTAAGPVRTLADLRGRRVSVGAPGSGTEITATRLLTVAGLSDDAVDRRPLSLDESVDALRTGQIDAFFFSGGLPVRAVEQLAAGTATRVVDLGEWVEPLRRNYPQVYVLRDIPSSVYGMEPVTTVANPNYLIVRGSLPQPLVREVTRLLMQRRAELAAAHPAAGRMNPRSAIATTPLPLHPGAATWYRENKP
- the yaaA gene encoding peroxide stress protein YaaA, whose protein sequence is MLILLPPSEGKIDTGTGRRLDLSRLSLPELNPARQRVLDALGALCAAPDDTAALDALGLGPGQRAEVRRNTRLDRAATAPAGQVYTGVLYAALDLDTLAPAARRSAARSVLISSGLWGALRLTDRIPPYRCPISARLPGPGPLPAYWRRELPSAMAAAAADGPLLDLRSGAYASTWTPRGELAERTVTVRVLHERVVDGSVVRSVVSHFNKATKGRLVRDLLTAGARPRTAAELVGALRELKYTVQEAPVTAGRPRQVDVVVAEL